One genomic region from Thalassomonas viridans encodes:
- a CDS encoding cystathionine gamma-synthase family protein, whose amino-acid sequence MSDNYKKRAIGEHQLQPESLMMGYGYDPRLSEGSIKCPNFQTSTFVFESAEQGKHFFDVASGRIQLDEGQQAGLVYSRFNNPTIEIAENRIAVWDGAEDCLVTGSGMSAISTVLLALSKPGDVIVYSEPIYGGTDTLINGILAQMNIKAVGFISSEGTDALAQALDKASQLGNVSVVMVETPDNPTNNLIDIEKCRQLIDTFTGNTDRQSSRPVLAVDNTMLGPLWQQPLKHGADLCLYSLTKYVGGHSDLIGGSCSGSKDLIARIRKVRNSIGTTMDSHTAWLILRSLETLKIRMQAATSGAKAVVEFLQAHEQVTRIDYPGLLTEDDPQYQVYNKQCIGAGSTFSFEVKGGEEAAFKVLNRLKLVKLAVSLGGTESLAQHPAAMTHSGVPKERRELIGITDGLIRISVGIEEPEDIIADLAQAMA is encoded by the coding sequence ATGTCAGATAACTATAAAAAACGTGCAATTGGTGAGCATCAATTACAACCTGAATCTTTAATGATGGGATATGGTTATGATCCCCGGTTATCAGAAGGTTCTATTAAGTGTCCTAATTTCCAGACATCCACCTTTGTGTTTGAGTCGGCAGAGCAGGGTAAGCATTTTTTCGATGTTGCCTCGGGCCGCATCCAGCTTGACGAAGGCCAGCAGGCCGGCCTGGTTTACTCCCGTTTTAATAACCCGACCATAGAAATTGCAGAAAACCGTATTGCGGTCTGGGACGGGGCAGAAGACTGCCTGGTTACCGGCAGCGGTATGTCGGCCATCTCCACCGTGCTGTTGGCGCTTTCCAAGCCGGGAGATGTCATTGTTTACTCCGAGCCTATTTACGGCGGCACAGATACCTTGATCAACGGTATTTTGGCGCAAATGAACATTAAAGCGGTCGGCTTTATTTCCAGCGAAGGCACAGATGCCCTGGCGCAGGCGCTGGATAAGGCGAGCCAGTTGGGTAATGTTTCCGTGGTGATGGTGGAAACGCCCGACAACCCTACCAATAACCTGATTGATATAGAAAAGTGCCGCCAGCTTATCGACACCTTTACCGGCAATACCGACCGGCAAAGCAGCCGTCCTGTGCTGGCGGTTGACAATACCATGTTGGGACCGTTGTGGCAGCAGCCGTTAAAACACGGCGCCGATTTATGCCTGTATTCCCTGACCAAATATGTGGGCGGCCATTCAGATCTTATCGGCGGCAGCTGTTCCGGCAGTAAAGATCTGATTGCCAGGATCAGGAAAGTCAGGAACAGTATCGGTACGACGATGGACTCCCACACCGCCTGGCTGATTTTACGCTCGCTGGAAACCTTAAAAATTCGCATGCAGGCGGCAACCTCAGGCGCGAAAGCCGTGGTTGAGTTTTTACAGGCCCATGAGCAGGTAACCCGCATTGATTACCCGGGATTATTAACGGAAGATGATCCGCAATATCAGGTGTATAACAAACAATGTATCGGCGCCGGTTCCACTTTCTCCTTTGAAGTAAAAGGCGGCGAAGAAGCGGCATTTAAAGTGCTGAACCGCCTGAAACTGGTCAAGCTTGCCGTCAGTCTGGGGGGCACGGAAAGCCTGGCACAGCATCCGGCTGCGATGACGCATTCCGGCGTACCTAAAGAGCGCCGTGAACTGATAGGGATCACCGACGGTTTGATCCGGATCTCTGTCGGCATTGAAGAGCCGGAAGACATTATTGCCGACCTTGCCCAGGCAATGGCATAA